The region CTAGAACAGAAAAAGAAAAGGGGGTTCTGTaagtttcataattttcttggtcaTAAAACTTATGAGTGTGTTCTTTTCAGGGACTTGGTGCATAAGGCATTTAAAGAAGGAAGACTTCAATTTGGCGAAAGGCCAAAGATGTAAGTGGACTCTGATCCTCTGAAGGTGGAAGAAGCTTTGTATTTTGAGCCTGTCGAGTGCATGATGGTCGAGACTACTGATGGTCTTGTGGAATCTTCATATGCGGTGTCTTTAGCTGAGTCTTTTGAAGTACTGATGGTTGAAACTACTAATGGTTTTGACAAAAAGGCTAAAAATGGATTAGAGTCAGCCTATCCCCAACCAGGAGAGAACCTAACAGATTTCCAAGAGAAATGCAGAATAAGTGGGTCAAAAACACTCTTATATCCTAAGTGCAGCGTGGTGTTCGACGAGAAAGCCGCTGAAAGTTGGAGTCTGGCAAGAAGGCATTGAAGGAGGCGGAGCCTGTCGTCCCCAGATTCGTGTTCGACAAACATGGGGTGCCACGACGAAATGAAGGATACAGAAGGCAGTTCCAACATCCTCGACCAAATACTTTCATTCTGTCGACAGATGTTCCACAGGAGAAGTGGGTGGAATCGGTGAACCAGAAAGGGGGCAAAAGACCAAAGTGGAGAGTATTGGAGTTAGAAAAGGAAACAACGTCTCTGGAAAAGAGGGTCGAGACAAGGAGCTATGTGGTATCTCCCAACTACAAAGGGAAGAACCCAATGACCAGAACATAATGGAGGTGTTACCAATGGAACAAAAAAGTTGGCAAAAAGGTTACGACCCTACACTTGAAGCCTGTTGAAACCTCTACACAAAAGAAACAGATCCTAAAGGCAGTGGGGGTAGGAAAAGAAAAAATGGTGGTTAATCAAACAATGGTCATGACTGTTGATCCAACAAAAAAGAAAGCAGTAGTGACTTCCCAAAGTATGAGGTGTTTGTCTCAGGTCGAAAAAGAGTCAGAGGACATGTTTAAATCGAAAGAGAAGGAACCTGAGTACTCCCCTCAGTCGGAGGAAGAGGAGCCTGAATACTCCCCCTATTCTGAAGAAGATTTCGATGAGGACATGCACGACGAAACCAATGATGACATCTATGATGATGACTTCGTCGTAAACGGTGGCATTGTATCACTGTTGCTGGTTGAATACGACATGGTATCAGAAGTCTCCAAAATAGAGGAAGACTTTATGCCAAACGAAACGGTTGGGCGGAAACCACTGTGCTACTACGTCATGAATAATGATATGGTTGAGGAGCAGAAAGCCATGTTTGAAAGACCCAACCCATGGATGATGTATTATCTAAAGCCTTTATTCATAAGGGCGAAGGTTGATGGAATAGCAGTAAATAAGGTGTTTGTAGATGGAGACGCAACCATCAATTTAATGCCTTGTACCCTGTTTAAGAAAATGGGGATGTGCGACGGCGATTTCCGAGAACACAATATGGTTCTACCAAACTACGAAGGAAAAACCATTAATATCCTGGGTGTTGTTCAGGTCGATCTAGCTGTTGGAACGACCACACATTCGACACTTTTTATGGTAATAAATTCAAAAGCAAACTTCAACTTACTCCTAAGACGAGAATGGATCCACGAGATGTGAGCGGTACCTTCGACTGTATATCAAAGGCTCATAATCTAATGTAAGGACGACATCATGGAGAACATTGAGGCCGACCAGAGTTATTACCGGGTCGATGAGGCCAAGGGTTCGAAGAAATCCTTTGATCAACATTTGGCAAACATCACGCCATGTGATGACGAATCGAGGTCTTATACTTCAGTCAACGCCGGTCGCGTGTTTAACCTAGATCCCGATCATTGATTCATATGGGATGCTGAGGAAGAAACGGAGTCAGAGATGGTGATTCCACCTACGGGGTGGCCTGCGGACAATGAAGATGACTGCTGAGTCAGAAAGTTTGGCTCAAATTTCGGCCTATCTGGCTGAAAACAAGGGAAAGTCGACTCTAGAAAAGGAGAGGCTTCAAGACTTAGCTTTCGAAGCCAAAGAGGTAGAAGATGGCCGACGATTCCAAACAACAGCTTCAGAAATCCGGAGGCATGATTGCATCTATGACAATGAGCCTTTGAGGTTTGAGAAGAACCCATTAAATGAGTTGTAGAAAATGCAAGCGCAGGGCCCACTCAAAGAAATCGATCTGGGAGATGGAATCACAAAAAGACCAACATACATAAGTACCAAGGTTGGGTCAAAGATGAAGGCTAAACTGATCGAAGTATTGACAGAATACATAGACTATTTTGCCTGGTATTATGATGAAATATCCGGTTTAAATCAAAGTGTGATGGAGCAATGACTGCCTATCCAACCTGGGAAAAGGCCAGTGAAACAACATCCCTGACGCTTTGCTCCGGAGATCACCGTAAAGATTAAGCAGGAGACTGAAAGACTCCTCAAAAGTCGGTTCATTAGGACTTCAAGGTATGTTGAACGGTTAGCTAATATAGTACATGTCATTAAGAAAAATGGAACTCTTAGAATCTgtatagattttagagatttaaataaTGTTACGCCAAAGGATGAATATTTGATGCTCGTGGCAGAAATGCTAGTTTACTCGGCTGTAGGCTTTGAATATTTGAGCATGCTTAATGGCTattctggctataatcaaattcTCATAGCAGAAGATGATATCCCTAAGACAGCGTTTCGATGCCCTGGAGCTTTGGGGACATATGAATGGGATGTGACGCTATTTGGGTTAAAAAGCACAAGAGCAACCTATCAAAGAGCCATGAATGCTATATTCCATGATTTCATCAAACAAATTATACAGGTATATATTGATGATATTATGATAAAATTGTCATCTCAAAATGATCATCTTGATCACCTTCGACGCTCATTTGAGAGAATTAGGAAATATGGATtaaaatgaatccattaaaacGTGCTTTTGGTGTACATGCAGGGGACTTTTTAGGTTTCGTGGTACACAAACAAGACATCAAGATCAATCAAAATAATACAAAAGCAATCTTGGATCTCAAGCCTCTATCGACAAAGAAACAACTCCAATCTTTGTTAGGGAAGATAAACTTCTTGAGGAGGTTTATATTGAATCTAAGTGGCATGACGAAGGTGTTTTCGCCACTCCTCAGGATCAAGGAGGAAAGTGACTTTTGCTGGGGACATGAGCAACAAGAGGCTTTCGACGCCATCAAAGGATACCTGATAAAGCCTCTCATTTTGTTACCCCCTAGTAGGAGAAAAAACACGAGTTTATATATTGTTGCTTCAGATACGACCATAGGAAGTATGTTAGCTCAAGAGGATATCAGTGGTGTCGAAAGACCCATatattaccttagtcgaatgtTGATAGATGTTGAAACTAGGTACAGTCTGATTGAAAAACTGTGCCTATGCATATACTTCtcatgtatgaaattaaagcaatatataaaaGTTATTGATGTTTATGTTTTGTCTCCCTAtgatgttattaaacatatgttgtctaaacctATTCTGCATAGTCAGATTGGAAAATTGGCACTAGCATTAACAGAGTTTTAGTTAACGTATAAACCTTTAAAAGCTATGAAGGGCCAAATCGTAGCAGATTTTATAGTAGATCATGCCATGATCGAACCTTCACTAAATATGGTTGACACGAACCCCTGGCGGTTATATTTCGATGGGTCGAGCCACAAAGATGGAACGGGAATTGGGGTATTAATATTATCCCCACAAGATATTTCGACAAGATTCAAGTGTAGAATCAACGAGAGATGTtccaataatgaagctgagtatgaggccttAATACTGGTCTTAAAATCCTAAAAGAATTAGGGGCCAGGAAAATAGAGGTGAAAGGAGACTCGAAATTAGTGATTATACAAATCACACGAGAATACAAGTGCATTAAAGAAAACTTGTTGAGGTATTTCGTGATGGCAACACAATTATTGGAGTACTTCGAAATCACCGGCATTATGCATGTACCAAGGAATGAGAACCAAGAAACCAATGATCTAGCCCAGATCGCTTCGAGGTACAAAATATCGAAATCAAGACCCCAGGAGATTATTGAGGTACAGGAGAAGATGGTGTCAGATGTACCTCAACCACCTGGTATGAACATTCAAGAGACAATGGGGAAAGATAACCCTGACGGCAGTGTCAGCTTCTATGAAGGTTTCGACAAATTTCGCGAGACACCAAGTTTTTGTTATTGGAAATTCATCACCATCAGATTGGAGAAAACCAATTTTAGAGTATCTAGAGAATCCCGTCGAAAATACTGATAGGAAAACCAAGTACAGGGCCCTGAGCTACGTACGATTGGGAAACGAATTGCTGAAGAAAACTAGAGAGGTAATATTGCTTAAGTGTCTTGGGAATACAGAAACATACTTGGCCATATCTGAAGTACACAGTGGAGCTTATGGTACACATCAAGCAGGTCATAAGATGAACTGGTTGTTATTCCGACAAGGCGTTTATTGGTCCAATATGTTATAGGATTGTATCGAATTCACCAAAGTATGTCAAGAATGCCAGATGCATGTGAACATCCAACATGTACCAGCAAGTGAGTTGCATGCAAGTATTAAGCCTTGGCCTTTTAGGGGATGGGCGTTGGATGTCATCGGTGAGATTCGACCGGCGTCATCAAAACAACAAAAGCTCATCCTAGTCGGAATAGACTATTTTACAAAATGGATCGAAGTTATCCCTTTGATCAAAGTGGATCAAGGAGTTGTGATCGAATTTCTTCAAAAACACGTCATATATAGGTTTGGCATTCTAGAAACTATTACCATAAATCAAGGTTCGATTTTTGTGGGGCAAAAGATTCAAGAATTCACTGTCGAAACAGGCTTTAAGTTGGTAACTTCTACACCGTATTACGCACAagcaaatggccaagtcgaagcaGCCAACAAAGTGATAATCAGTTTAATTAGAAAACATGTTGCCAAAAAGCCAAAGAACTGACACAAGACTGTAGACCAAATTCTATGGATTTGTCGAACATCCCCAAAAGAGGCGACGAACTCAACGCCTTTTCGTCTAACATTTGGGCACAATGTTGTGTTACCAGTAGAGATTTGTTTACAGTCAGTCAGGGTGCAACGCCAGTATGATATTCTGTCAAAATAATATTGGGAAATGATGTTCGATAAATTAACTGATTTAGATGAAGAGAGATTGGCCACAATGGAAGTCTTGATACGACAAAAAGCAATGGATAGCCAAGCGTCAGTCGACTAACAAGTGTCCAACTAGGAGGTAGTGGGAGAGTTGGTGGCGTTGTCTATGATCCCACGACCTAGAGGATAGCTAGTAATGATGATAGTGTGTCTGGGAAACCGCAACGCAGGAAAATCATTATCACGCACAAAACCATTATTAATGATTAGATGGCTAGCCAAAATTTGGAAAGTCAAAAGTCATGTTTCCCGATCGAAGAGCTCGGATCGAAACCAGCCTTTTCagggggcaatttgttagctggaAAATTTCACCACAGGGAGTGCAAAGCCTGGTCGACCAAAGGACGGTCGGAGGTTGGATCGACGAAAGCATAGAGTCAAGAGCGTTGGGTCGACGCAGGGAGGCGCTTGTCGAAGTCGAAGGCCAGTGCACTAAGGTGGAGATTAATCGTGGGTAATTGAATGTGGGAAGTTACCAGCAAACGTGGAAGAGGTGCTCTGACACATGTCATCTCGTGAATGGGTGGTAACCTCCAAACGGTTATTTTCTACTAGTATTTAAGTGAATTATAATTTTCATTTTAAAAGTTGGCATTTTTTAGCATTGCATTAGGAGTACAATTGAAGTATCAAGCGTTAAGAGAAAAAAGTCATATCCCTACAAAATATACTTTTGCTTCCTTTTCTATCTTCAAGTCATTTAACTTACCAAATTACTTTTATTTACTTTGTTCATTTACATCAGTGTTTTTCATCTTTTATTGTCTTACCTTTATTGCGTTTCTAACTTGCAAAACGTTACATTTACTGCCCAAAAATATTCCAAAAGCTTTACCAACGAACTATAAACTCTCGCCAAAGGGACTTGACTATAAAGTATCTCCTAAGGATACAATGTAAGCCCTAATTAAGAAAAATCCCACATGGGATAGATATGTACAAGGGATTCTTAAGGTTATGAGCGCTCTTACCAAACCACCTCTCCTATTTCAAGCCCTCGTGCTTGAGGGACTATGTAGTGTTATATTTTTACTGGCCCCCAAGAGGGATAGCTTGAGAAAGATGGGAGATATGGGAGAGGGGCGAGTCACCCAGCGAAATCCATAGGTGCTATAAATGGACAATTAGGTACCCATAAGTTGCCAAGAGGTCGCCTAGATGCAGCAATACAATTTGCATGATTGGGCTCTCATTGTCCTTGGTCATAAAGGTATGGCATAACTGTCTACTAATTTTACAACCTAGGCCCAAGAGAGCCTCTATAAATATCTTTCCCCATGAAGGGGGAAGGAAAGACTCTAAGTCATACCCATCTTCTACTATCTAAAAGAGCCAACACTCTCAGTAATCATTACACATGATTATCCTAACCGCCCTCATGCAATCCATGTAGCACCGACCGCCAACAATATCTCTCGCCTCAGAAGAGTTGGTCCCTAAAATAGCCTAAAAAACCACCACACGAGACTTAgaagtaaaaaatattttatatatttttaaaaggaattatttaagaaaataaaattgTTACAGTTTAGATTTCTTTTTTCATCGCAAAAttaatttttctattttaaattcaaataattttgatattttttttgtttgaaaattGATGTCATATATTTTAAAAAGATGTGTAATTTATAATTTTAATCTTTAAAATTTCAGATAAGTTTTTTATTCCATTTTCAAGTTTTTGCACAAAATATTGTTAACGTGTCTATTTTTTAAATAttcataatttttatttattaCCTTTAAAGTTTTACTAAGATCTTCGTATGATAATTTATCACATTTTATTAATAAACACAttaattttaagtgaaaaatatAAGAAATATCAAGATTGtttgaatttaaaataaataaattaattttatgaataatataaaataaaaagaTTAAAACCGCGATTAAGTCTAGAGAATAATAAATAAATGTTTATTTTAAATTACACTCCATTGGATAAACGTGggaaaaaatatttaaaaatatttagTTTACTTTTTTGAattgatatttttatttattatttttggtaaaaaaaaaaaaagcaaagtGTTCAGAAAAAATAACTTTTCTTTATATGAATAAAGTTATTTTCAAAGACCTCAGTTActttaataatttaataatattaTTCTTTATAATACTATATTAATTTTATATTGGGATAATATaatttatataaatatatattataatataaaCTTATATCTTTTTaagtttaattttaattattataattaaaagttgataattttttaaatatcaaatttaatttttataaataaatgTTTATACAAAAAGAATTTCTTTGTTAAGAAATTGTATTTGAATAAATATTTGTTAAGACTTGTTCACGAAGTTGATaagtttaaaaatattatattatattttaatatttataaaataCATCTTTTTTTAGAAATAGTAAATTCAATGATATATACGGTTCAAAAAGTGGTCAGAGTATTTTGAGATTTTGGCAAATATGGACAAGAAAAATTTATGAACATTTTGAAGAAGAAAAAAGTCGCAATTGTTTCTTTATTCTGGTTATGTTGTTTAAAGTTTGGCCCCTATCTTTTCTACATTTGAATCAGTAAAAAAAATCACCTTTTAGATTGTGATTCATTGCCAGCTGGTAATGGAGTGAAGGTAAGCATGTAAGCTTCAATTCAGATTGAATTCAGATTTgaaattgaaaaagaaataccTTTTTTGGGAATTATTGATAATAGTTACTGAAATTGGTAAAACCTAGCTGAAATGGAAAAGGGGATATAAAGGAAGaacattttattaattttttatttttgaaaaattttatagggattttttttattatttaaagGGTGTTTGAGGagtcatttttttatttttattttagggTTTGAGGTTGTGTTGTGATGGAGGAAGGTCAGAGTAGTTCAAATTCCATACCTCATTTTCTCTCTAAGACTTTTGAGATGGTTAGTGATCCTTCAACTGATGCCATTGTTTCATGGAGTTCTACCAATAAGAGTTTCATTGTTTGGAATCAGCCTGATTTTTCGAAGAATTTGTTGCCCAAATTCTTTAAACATAATAACTTCTCAAGTTTCATCAGACAGCTTAATACCTATGTAAGCAAATTTAACATACTTCATAATTTTCATTAATTTGTTGTTAACTTGATTTGTTTTTTGTTAATGATGCTTGTGTATTTCCTTTTGATCGTTGTCATTAAAGtttttttattgattgaatgaaCTGTGTCATAGTGTTTGGTTTGATGAGGGCTTTAGAAAAATGCATCTTTATGATTTTGTTAACATCAAAATCGACTAATTTGAGTTTGTTTACTTCTATTAACACTTGTAAAAAaaaagaggaaattttttgaaaactACATTTGGAATCCTCGTAAACTCTATAAAAAATATGTTAtaaaaattatttgaatttattttatattttattacAGAAATAACTTATACATAAACTTATATTATAATCTCTTTTATTAAAAGCGTTTAATTAAGGTTATTCAAACATGACATTGTTTGTTAAAGTCATGTTTGTTAAAAATACTTAATTAAGATTATCCTCGTAAAGGgtttttgattgtttgaattgCCTTATGATTTTTTGTTTGATTAAGGATTTGGATTTGAGGAAATAAGTTCGACACACAATCATTCAATTTCAAATTGATGGCCGAGATCGTTTTAAATTGATTTTGTTATTGTGTAATTTGAACCATTTTATTTAAGATTAACTTCTGAAATAAAAAAATTCTTGTAATTACGTGCTTTTATCGTAATAGAGATTCTCGATCCTTTGATTAGGGTTTTAATAAAGTTAATCTTTGCGAATTTGTTAACATATTTTTTGGTATATTTTGATTAGTTTATTTGAGTTTACCTACTACCACAAACACTTGCAAGATTGTTGGAGACAACGTTTGAACTTAATTTCAATAAGCACTCTAGAATAGCTTTTCAAAACAATTTATAGCTTATATGCAAACAATTTGACTTTAAATAGTTTATACATAAACACTTATATGCTAAATGTTTTTTTCTATAAGCGTTTAATTAGATTGTTTATCCAAATAGAGTTTGTTCttttcttgttgttgttgttgtttgttttttaatttatttattgAACTGTGTTATGGTTTTTGCGTTGATTAGGGCTTTAGAAAAGTTGATCAAGAGCAATGGGAATTTGCAAATGAAGATTTCGTAAGAGATCAACCACATCTTATGAATAATATCCATCGACGCAAACCAGTTCATAGCCATTCTTTGTCTAATGCACATGACAAACGGGTGGTAGCTGCTAGTGCTAGTGGTGCTCCATTAACAGAATTAGAGCGAAGAAATTTGAAAGCCGAGATAGAAAAAATTAAACATGACAAAGAACAACTACTTGTGGAATTTCATATGCAAGAAGAGGAGTGGAAACAAAATGAGATGCAGTTACATTACTCAAAGGATCGTTTGCTAAAGTTAGAACTGAATCAACAAAGTTTACTCTCTTCTGTTGGTCAAGTGTTGCAGAAATCCAAGGAAGAGGTAGGTCTCCAATCAGTAACGGTAAACATGGGGAGAAAACGAAGGTATATGAGACATAGTCCCTTTAATAATTTAGCTGACATTGAAATTCCTTTGAAAACTTCTGAAATGCCATCTAGAGAAAATGTTGATAATGTGTCTATTCTCTCTATAAACATGGAACAATTGAATCTGCTTGAATCATCATTGACGTTTTGGGAGAATTTTGTAAATGATGTTAGCGACACATCTTTTCAAACTCATTCAAACTTAAACTTTGAAGATTCTATGAATTATGGACATAATCCAATAATGTCTTATGTGCAACCAGAATTTAAACTTCATCCCGAGTCACCAGGAAACAACATGAACTCTCTGCAAGATTTGGTCGCTATTACTGATCCTGATCTTGTTAAACTTAAGCCACATGACATCTTTGTTCAAGATCCTATTTCACCAGAGACAAATGTTATTGCCGTTTCTGATTCTATTGCACCTGAGCCAACTTTTATCGATAATCCTAACTTCGTTGCACCGAAAGAACAACCTGTTGCAACAACCCCAATTACTATCGGATATAATTCACCATTTTGGCAAAAATTCTTGGTGGAAGATTCAGATTTAGATGAGTAAGAAAATTGTGTTAAACTTACCAAATTTTGATGGAACATTAATAATAAAAAACACTTTCAAATTGATCAGGCATAGAGAATTTAGTAAAAAAAACACCCTCAAATCCTTATACAAGTGTGTGACAAGATGATATTGATTTAGATTTTGTTTGGGTGCATGAGATGCTCCTTAACCGCTTTCTTTTTGTCCATCTCAATAATATCTTCGTGGAAGAATTTGCATATTGTAAATGTTGTCGGACTTTAGTACAACACTAAAGCATGTATCCGGATAATCTTTGATGTTCATTGATTAGTCattattttattagttttatcTTTTAATTTTAAATCATTATTTCTTGTACTTTCAATAGCTCTAATATTTGAGACTTTTTATCATAAGACAATCTCCTTTAGATTTTGAAACGATTGAAACCTTCATGTCCAGATGATGAAACCTTCAAAAAAGCACCAAGAGCTTCTTGTGATTAACGTCCAAACTCTTAGGACCAAGTCTAGACACTCACACTTGTCAGATCATCCATGTTCAGGCACCAAGGGCCACATACACAAATTCCTACTTGCCACATCAACAAGTCCCCACGCTCATGTTAGGCCTTAGGAGAATTTAGAAAATTTGAGATTTTACACTTGGATATTGGGATATGAACCTTGTTAGGCTTCAAGAGCCACTATTCAAGAGGAGTTATTCTGTGTAATTTCTTAAACCTTCATCGTTTATCATGAATAGATGATTTATTTCGGTTAAGGATGAGCAAATGATGATGGAAACTTTATACTTTGACTGAATTACcatttggattattattattcTATTGTTTATCTTATATATcttcttaattttttttattgattagatatctttaaatttatttataatttgATTTATGAATGATGTGAAGTAGAAATTCTTGCATTTGGCTAATAGGGGTGTTTGTAATGCAAATTGGGCGATTTTGAAACTAAAAATCATCTGAATCGCAAGACAAAAAAGTGTGTGGTTCAGTTTGGTTCGGTTAGTTTTTAGAAACAAAAtcgaactaaaccaaaccaatGTGGTTTAGGTTGATTTTGTTGGTTCAAttttttacaatatttttattaaatcGTACTTACACATATAGAGAACAATATAACTCTATGTTTAGTTATTCATACCAAATAACAATAAAACTCATAATACTTTTGAACAACAACTTTccattcaatatacaaaaaatagattagacaaaagtgaaataaaaatcataaaatagTAGCATAAAACAATATCAAAAATATTATAATGAAATAGAAAAAATAGAGGAGAAGAGAGAATATAGAATatgaaaaagaaagaataaaagagatGTGAGGTTAGAGAAGAAAGATGCGATAAAAAAAGTAACCGGAAGAGAGGACAATAACATTAAAACgagaagatgaaaaagaaagaacataagagatgtTAGAGTAGAAGATGTGAGATATACATGAAAAGAAATATGAGAAGAAGATGTGATACAACTAGGAGAGATTTGAGAAGGCTGAAATTGAAACACTAAGTATGAGTAAGAGAAAATCGTCTGTAATTGTAAGGCTAAGACATAATAGGTTTGGGCTTTTGGTTGGATTGAGATAAATGAAGTTTGGGTTATAACGTAATGCGGTTTATTTTGATTTGGTTCagtttgcaaaatacaaaccgcaaaccgAACCGTGCGATTTTGTTAAAAAATAACTCAAACACATCTAAAGCAAATGTGGTTTTTTACGACTTTCTATTGAGTTGGTTCAGTTTTAAACAACCCCTACTGGTTAAAGATATGGTAAAAACCTTGAAACTTATAAATTTATGTTTACCGttagtttagatttttttttaaataaccatatttttcaattaaaattctaaaataacctatttttcaaaatatttacaaaaataaccACATTTCAGGAAGCATGTGCCAGTTGGACTAGCGCATCTATTTTTCATTTAACAGAGGCGCCACTGGCTTGGGCGCATGCATTGGGCCATGCATGTGAAGGCATGTGGTGCATGCATGTGAAGGCATGTGGCGCATGCATGTGAAAGCGCCATATGCAATGGCGCATGCATGTAGCCATGTTTGTGTGCGCCCAAAGCAATGGCTCATGCATGTGCACTCATCTATAAATACATCATATCTCCCATAATTTTTCACATAATTTTTTACcctccttccatttttcttcaatctccttcaattttctttaaattttatgTATATTCATACTTGTGTCCATATATTCATAAGAGAAATATtgatttaatcttttcagcagtGCAACCTCTAATGAAGATCCGACTTTGGAATGTAGATACATTCAAACATCTTAACAGGAACTTGAACCATTGGTTAGATGGAAACTTTGCAGATGGTGAAAAGATCAGAAGATTTCAATGGCTTGATACgatgttcaaccaaaatggagaagttcgtttTTGGGTGGATATTAAAACTGATAGAGATGTTCACAAGATGATGTATACTCCtcacaaaattgttttgatggttgtaatcgcataaTTTAACCATTTTGTTCACCGTATCCATTATGGTTCAAATACGGGTACTATTTAGGCGACCCTTTCTCTTTCTTCACATTATTTCATTGTGCCagagaatgtccccttgatatgcagaccaataatcctcttttgctaccactgaaaagctaattttataaatattgcaaaggcttatgactttgtaaaAGTTGGATAGTAAGTTGGAAGGATCACGTCAAACATTTGAACATgccgctatgacatgggagcagggcata is a window of Lathyrus oleraceus cultivar Zhongwan6 chromosome 6, CAAS_Psat_ZW6_1.0, whole genome shotgun sequence DNA encoding:
- the LOC127093128 gene encoding heat stress transcription factor A-4c encodes the protein MEEGQSSSNSIPHFLSKTFEMVSDPSTDAIVSWSSTNKSFIVWNQPDFSKNLLPKFFKHNNFSSFIRQLNTYGFRKVDQEQWEFANEDFVRDQPHLMNNIHRRKPVHSHSLSNAHDKRVVAASASGAPLTELERRNLKAEIEKIKHDKEQLLVEFHMQEEEWKQNEMQLHYSKDRLLKLELNQQSLLSSVGQVLQKSKEEVGLQSVTVNMGRKRRYMRHSPFNNLADIEIPLKTSEMPSRENVDNVSILSINMEQLNLLESSLTFWENFVNDVSDTSFQTHSNLNFEDSMNYGHNPIMSYVQPEFKLHPESPGNNMNSLQDLVAITDPDLVKLKPHDIFVQDPISPETNVIAVSDSIAPEPTFIDNPNFVAPKEQPVATTPITIGYNSPFWQKFLVEDSDLDE